The window AAGACTTTGCGAATCAGCATAAATTTGATGAAGTAACAGTTGATCGATTTGGGAATATTGCGGTGGTTATAAATGGTGTTGAGCCAGGACCAACAGTGCTATTTGATGGTCATATTGATACGGTACCGGTATTTGAAGAAAATTGGACTGTTAATCCTTATGAAGCAATAGTAAAAGACGGAAAGATATGGGGGCGCGGAACTTCAGATATGAAAGGTTCTGTCACTGCTATGCTTTTAGCGGCAAAATACTTTGCTGAAGATTGCCAGAAAAATTTTAAGGGTAAGATTGTTATTTCTTGTAGTGTGCATGAAGAATGTTTTGAAGGAGTAGCAACAAGGTTAGTCAGTGAACAGCATCAACCTAATTATGTGGTTATTGGTGAAGCAACAAATTTAAAGTTAAATATTGGTCAACGTGGTCGAGCTGAAGTAATTGTAGAGATATTTGGAAAATCAGCCCACTCTTCAAATCCAGATGCAGGGATCAATGCAGTAAATAAAATGGTCACACTAATAGCTGAAATTAACCAATTAAAGAATGAAGAACATCCAATTTTAGGTAAAGGTATCTTGGAGCTAACTGATTTCATTTCTTCACCATATCCAGGAGCTTCAGTTGTCCCTTCTCATGCTCGAGTAACATTTGACCGTCGTTTATTAGTAAATGAAACACGTGAATCCGTGTTAGAACCAATACAAAAAATCATTGATCGTTTAGAACTAGAAGATGAGCAGTTTAATGCAAAAGTAAGCTTTTCAAGTGGCAGTGAGCTTTGCTATACAGGTGAAACAATTGAAGCAGAACGTTTTTTTCCTGCTTGGTTATATGAAGCAAATGAAGATTTTATCGCTCAAACATTTGAAAATTTAAAGAAAATTATTCCTCAGACAGAGCTTTCACACTACTCGTTCTGTACAAACGGAAGCCATTTTGCAGGTGAGGCTAATATTCCTACTATCGGGTTTGGCCCATCCTTAGAAAAACTTGCGCATATTGATGATGAGTACATTGAAATTGAACAACTTGTCAAGGCAACAGAAGGCTATATTTCAATTATGGAAACACTAACAAACTTATAACATATAGGGGGTAGGGAAATGGTAGATTTAATCATTAGAAACGGCAAGATCATTGATGGTACAGGATCACCTTGGTATTACGGAGATATTGCTGTTAAAGAAGGGAAAATCGAAAAAATAGGGTTACTAACTGATGTACAGGCACAAAAAGAGATCGATGCAAAAGGATTAGTAGTATCACCTGGGTTTATCGATATGCACACTCATTCTGATTTAGTGATATTAGAAGAGCCATTAATAGAAGCAAAAGTACGCCAAGGAATTACGACAGATTTATTGGGACAGGATGGAATTGCTGCTGCTCCGCTTCCGCAGGAGTACGTGTCTACTTGGCAGAAAAATCTAGCTGGATTAGACGGAACACCAGCAGTAGATTGGGACTGGCAGACTGTTGGTGAATATATTGAAAAAATTAAACGAAATAAACCAAGTTACAATTTAGCTGTTTTGGCACCACATGGAAATATTCGTATGGAGGTAATGGGCTTAGCAAACCGCCCAGCTACTGATGAAGAAATTAAGAGAATGCAAGATGTTCTCCGAAGATCTTTAGATGAGGGAGCAGTAGGTCTTTCTACGGGATTAATATACCTTCCTTGTTGCTTTGCGGAAATGAAAGAACTTGAATCATTATGTCAAGTAATTGCTGAATATGGTGTACCGCTAGTAATTCATCAGCGTAGTGAAGGTGATGAAATTTTAGAATCAATGGATGAGTTAATCGCAATGATGAAACGATGTGGGGCTCATCTGCATTTCTCTCATTTGAAAAATTGTGGCAAAGACAATTGGCATAAAACAGCTGATGTTTTAAAGAAAATTGATGAAGCTCGAAATGCAGGATTAGAAGTTACATTTGATCAATATCCATACATTGCAGGTAGTACAATGCTAAGTGCAATTTTACCACCATGGGCACATGATGGAGGAACTGAAGAAATGTTAAAGCGTCTTGAAGATTTGCAATTACGTGACCAAATTAAAAATGAAATGTCGACCGCTCTTAAAGGCTGGGATAGTATTGCAAAATGGGCTGGATGGAGTGGCATCATTATCACATCAGTCGAAACAACTGAAAAACAATACTGTGTTAGTAAAACAATTGAAGAAATTGCAAAAATTGATGGTAAAGATGAGGCCGATGTCGCATTGGACTTAATTCTTCATGAAAAAAATAACGTTGGCATGATTGATTTTGTTATGAATGAAGAATCGGTGAAGATGATCTTAGCACATCCTGCTGGAACGGTAGGTTCTGATGGATTGTTAGGAGGAGAACCACATCCTCGTGCATACGGGTCCTTCCCTCGCATTTTAGGGAAATATGTGAGAGAAGAAAAGGTAACGACGCTTGAAGAAATGATTCGTCGTATGACATCCCAACCTGCTCGTATTATTGGATTACAGGATAGAGGAATAATCCGTGAGGGACTGGCAGCGGATATTGTGATTTTTAATCCAGACACAATTATAGATCAAGCAACTTTTGAAAAGCCGCGTCAACACAATGTTGGTATTGAAACAGTTATTGTTAACGGGCAAGTAGTTGTTCATGGGGAAGAGGCATACCGAAAACCTGCTGGAATTGTTATTCAACGTCAATATAACATCAAGCATAAGCAGCTTTCTAATACAAAATAAAATAACGGCTAAAGTCTAAAAAATTATGAAGTTACTACTTGTGAGGAATAAAGCTAATTTATTTTATATAAGAGGGGGATGATTATTATGCAAAATAAATTTCAGAATCAAATTGATGACATAATTGAACTTAATGAAGTTGGGATTGAAGAGATAAAAAAGCATAAAAACAATTACACAGAGTCCACAAGACCAATATCTAAAGCAGAACGTTCTTGGGGTGCCTTCAGTATGGGTAATCTATGGATTGGGATGATTGTGTCTATTGCGGTATATCAAGTAGCCAGTGGATTAATCGTTGCAGGTATGACTTGGTATCAGGCATTATTTACAATTGTCTTAGGACACACTTTAGTAATGGGATTTGCGTTAATATTAGGTCATTTTGGTACAAAATATGGATTGAATTTCCCAATGTTGTGCAAAATGGCTTTTGGTACTAAAGGTGTTATCATTCCAGCTTTAATACGAGGTATAATTGGTTGTTTCTGGTTTGGCGTGCAAGCATGGATAGGAGGTCAAGCTGTCAATGCTATATTAAAAACCTTTATACCAGCTTGGAGTAATTTAGAATTTTTTGGGTTAATAATTGCATTTTTATTATTTTGGTTATTAAACGTCTATATTGCTTGGTCAGGATCTAAAGGTGTTAAAATGCTACAAGACTATGCAGCACCATTATTAATACTACTAAGTTTGGTAGTAATAATATGGAGCTTAAACACAGCGAACTGGAGCTTTAGCGTTCTATTATCAGAGCCAATACTCCATGGTAATGGAGAAACCTCATTTGCTATATTATTCTTCCCTGCTTTATCTGCAATGATTGCATTTGATGCAGGCATTGCTCTTTCGATGGCTGATTTTACTAGATACAGTAAATCTCAAAAGGCGCAAATTAAAGGGCAAATCATTAGTGCTCCACTTATCACTCTATTCATTGCCTTTGTTGGTATCTGCGGTACTGCTGGAGCTTCAATAGCTTTTAATGAGGCTATTTGGGAACCTGCTGTTTTAGTAGGACATTTTGAGAATCCTTTTGTAGTTGTGATATTCTCAACGTTTATAATTATGGCTGTTTTGACAACCAATGTTGCAGCGAATTTAGTACCTCCAATTAATGTAATAGCAACAATTTTCGCAAGAAATATTAGCTATAAACAGGCCACTCTTATAGCATCGGTTTTGGCTTTAATCGGGCAGCCGTGGAAAACTTTAGCAACTCCGGATGCACTAATATTTGACGTATTAGGTATTTTAGGAGCAATACTTGGACCTGTTTCTGGTCTATTTATAGTGTCGTATCTTTTTGTACACAAAACAAAAGTGGATTTAGTTTCTATTTATAGGGAAGATGGGGGAAAATATTTTTATAAAAATGGTTGGAATGTGGAAATCATCTCCATTCTACTTCTATCTACAATTTTCATAATATTAGGAAAATATTATAGTCCTTTGCAAATAATATTTGACAACGCATATGTTTTAGGAAGTATAGGTGCTGGATTAATATACTATTTAGTAATTAAATTAAAAAACAAAGAATTCCAAATTATGCCTGAAGGAGATTTAGAACAGTGAATATTTTAGTTTTAAATCCCAATACCTCATTGAGCATGAGCTCTGAGATTACCAATACTCTTAATAAGATAAGCGGGCTAAATTCGAATTTTGTTATTGCAAACCCAGATTTTGGAGTAGATTCTTTAGAATCCTTTTATGAATATAATTTGGCTACATTTGGTTGTATTAGGTATATAAATAATACAAGTATAAATTATGATGGAATCCTCTTAGCTTGTTTTGGTGATCCAGGATTATATGCTCTAAAAGAAATTGCAAAAACCCCGGTTATTGGTATTGCTGAAGCCGCAATGTCAACTGCCTTATTGTTAGGTAGAAAATTTGGGATTTTGGTTGCATCTCAAAAAGCTGTACCGATGATGGAATCTTTGGTGCGTGAATACGGTTTGGAATCAAGATTATCAAGTATATTAACAATAAATATTCCAGTTTCAAAAATTGAAGAAAATAAAGTAAATAGCTATGAAAACTTATACAAAATGGGTATGAGAATGCTTGAGGAGGGAGCTGAAGTAATTATTCTTGGATGTGCAGGAATGACAGGTTTTAGTTCTAAGCTTTCTAAAGATTTAAATGTACCGGTAGTAGATCCAATCGAATGTGGATTCAATTTATTAGAGAATTTAATTAAACAAAATTTAAAAATTTCAAAGATAGCATTTTATAAAGAACCTGAACAAAAAGAGATATTCAAAAGAGAATTATTAGATAAATAATTTACATTGAGATGAGTGGGGATTATTGAAAAAAACGATTATTAAAAATGGTATTTTAGTTACCTCAGAAAAAGTAGTACAAGAGGATTTATTAATCGAAGATGGGAAAATTAAAAAGATTGGGGCAGAAATAGAAGATATTGATGCAGAAATTATCCAAGCTGAGGGGAATTATGTTTTTCCAGGCGGGGTAGATGCACATACACATTTTGATTTGCAATCTGGTATTCATCGTACTGTCGACAATTATTACACAGCTAGCATTGCTGCAGCTTGTGGAGGCACGACAACTATAATTGATCATTTATCCTTTGGCCCAGTGAATTGTTCTTTACAACATCGCGTAGATGAATATCACAATTTAGCTTCTGGAAAATCCGTCATAGATTATTCGTTTCATAGTGTAATACAACATGTTAATAATAAAATTTTGAACGAAATAGATGAACTCATAGCTGAAGGTATTACTAGCTTCAAGATATACATGACCTATGATTTTAAGTTGTTAGATTATGAAATTTTACAGGTTATGCAAAAAATTAAAGAAGTAGGTGGTGTGCTGACAGTTCATGCAGAAAATCATGGAATTATTGAGACATTAAGAAAAAAGTTCATCTCGGAAAAGAAAATAGAACCTATTTTCCATGCGAAAAGCCGACCAGATTATTGTGAAGCAGAAGCAATTTGGAGATTAATTCAATTAGCTGAGGTAATTGGAGATGTTTCACTGTATATTGTGCATCTATCCTCAAAAAAAGGGTTAGATATTTTAAATTATGCTAAACAAAATGGATACAACAATGTATTTGTAGAAACGTGTCCTCAATATTTAACACTAACAGATGAAAAATATTTAGAAAGTGATGGCTTAAAATACGTTATGTCTCCACCACTACGGAAAAAACATGACTTAAATGCTTTGTGGGAGGGATTATCAAACAATAGCATAGATGTAATTGGCACAGATCATTGTCCTTTTTTATACTCTACGGATAAACAAGATGGTAAGAATGACTTTACTATGTGTCCAAATGGTGTGCCAGGTGTTGAAGAAAGATTTCGTTTAATTTTTTCTGAAGGTGTAGTAAAGAAGAGGATTACACTTCAGCAATTTGTAAATGTAATAAGTACAAATCCCGCTAAAATTTTTGGCCTCTATCCAAAAAAAGGAGATTTAAAGGTAGGTTTTGATGCAGACATAGTAATTTTTAACCCGAATATAGAAGAAAAAATAAGTATTAATAAATTGCATAGTTCAGCAGATTATTCAGTATATGAAGGAGTCAATGTTACAGGCCGTATAGAATGTGTGTTACAGCGAGGTAATATACTTTTTCAAAAAGGAGAATTCAGAGGCCTTAAAGGTCAAGGGGAATTTATAAAAAGAAGTCCTCAGAGAAAATCCTTGTAAGCTTCACCTTACAAATAGGAGGTTGTGAAATTGAGCATTTTAATTAAATCTGGAACTATTGTTAATAGTTCCAGTAGTTATGTTGGGGATATAGAAATAGATAAGGGTAAAATCATAGCTATTGGATTAGAACTGCCTACTAAGAAGGGTATGACAGTAATTGATGCCACTAATAAATATGTAATTCCAGGAATTATTGATGTCCACACACATGTTGATCACTTTGGTGGTAAACAAAAAACGGAAGATAACTTTTTTGAAGGAACTAAGTCAGCTGCTTTTGGTGGTACGACAACTATTATTGATTTTGCAATTCAAGCTGGTAATGAAGATACAGAGAGTGCAATTGCTAGAAGAAAATCTGAAGCTAAGAATCTTGCATGTATTGATTATTCCTTACATGCTCATTTGAAAGAAACTAGTAGTGGTAGTGATCCTAAGTTGAAAATACAATCTATTATAGAAGAGGGTATACCAACTTTTAAGATTTTTACAACTTATCGAGATGCAGGATTCATGATTGATGATTATAACTGTCTGGAATATATGAAAATATTAAGTGAAAATAACGGTCTCCTTATGGTTCATGCCGAAAATGATGCTATTTGTGAATCCATAACAAATAAATTGATAGAAACAGATACTGCTAGTGTTATTAACTATCCTAAAAGTCGACCAATTATTGCTGAGGTTGAAGCAATTTCAAAAATTATTCTTTTCGCTAAAAAAACAGATGTAAGCGTATATTTCGTTCACGTTACAACTGAAGAAGGGCTAAAGCTTATTGAAAATGCTCAGAAAAGTGGAATGAAAATTTTTGCAGAAACTTGCACGCACTATTTAGTCTTGAATGAAGAGGTATACAAAAGGGATGATGGTTACAAATTCATAATGGCACCACCTCTAAGAAAAGAGAATGATATCGACTACCTGTGGGAAGGCATTAGGAATCGAAGTATATCTGTTGTTAGTAGCGATCATTGTGCATACAGTTCAGATAAAAAAGTTAAAGGAGAGCATAATTTTACTGAAGTATCACCTGGCTTACAAGGAATTGAAATGTTATTGCCATTAGTATATTCAGAAGGTGTTTGCAAAAATAGAATTACCATTAATGACTTAGTGAGAATTCTTTGTGAAAACCCCGCTGAGATTTTCGGTTTGAAGAATACAAAAGGAAAAATATCTTTAGGATACGATGCAGATTTAGTAATAATTAATCCATCATTGGAATGGGAAATGACAGATACAAATCATAATATGATGACCGACTTCAATCCTTATTCAGGTTATAAAGTAAAAGGACGTCCCGAGTATGTGCTTAGTAATGGGAAGATGATTGTTGATAATTTCGAATTTAAAGGAGAAAAAGGACAAGGAAGATTTATAAAAAGATATTTACACTAAATTGAAAGGAGTAACAAATATTGAATTTAAAAAATAACGATATCATGCCAACCACTGACAAGGAAAGAGATATTAACTTAATAGACTTTGTTTTATTGTGGGCAGGAATGACAATTGGTATCGCTGGATTCGCTGTAGGCGCTCAATTGTATCCAGGATTATCTCCAACCTCTATTGTTCAAGCTACAATAGTAGCCTATGTAATTGTAACTGTCTTACTTTTGCTAAATGGAGATATAGGTATGAAATATGGATTACCTTTCACAGTTTATATGCGTGCATGCTTTGGATATAAAGGCGCTCATATACCTGGAATTATTAGAACTATACCATGCTTGTTTTGGTTCGGTTTTCAAACATGGGTTGGAGCACTCGCATTACATGAAATAGTTAAAATATTTTTGGGTCATTCAAACCTTACTATATTGATAATTCTATTTGCGGCAGTACAAATTTTCAATGCGATTTATGGGATGAAAGCAATGGCGAAGTTTGATTATTTGGCAATTCCAGCACTAACAATTGTTTTAGGTGTTACAGTGATATGGCTTCTAAAAAATAACAATGCCACAATGACAGATATATTTGCTATTAGTGGTAACGGTTCAACTGCATTTAGTTTTGCTATAATGGGTGTCGCAGGCGGATGGATTACAATGGCCTTAAACAGTCCAGATTTAACTAGAAAACTAAAAAGATCGAAAAACTATGAAGATAACACCAACTTTTGGAACACAAATAAAAGGGCATTATTTGGGCAAACAATTGGGTTGGTACTTGTTGGCAGTTTAGTCATAATGGTTGGCATGATAGCAGGAGTATTAACGGGTGTGTGGAATCCAATTGATGTGTTAGTATCAGCTTTTGCTGAATCTAATGTTTGGATTTTAATCATAGCCTTCATCACAATTATCTTTGCCCAATGGTCAACAAACATAGCTGCGAATTTAATGCCACCTGCCTATATAATAATTAATATGTTTCCTAAACTAAATTTTAAATGGGGAATAATTATTTCTGGAATTATAGGTATTCTGATTCTACCTTGGAAATTCAGTGATTACTTAGTACAATTTCAAGTAATTACATCGGGACTATTAGGACCGATTTGCGGAATTATGATTGCTGATTATTACTTAGTAAGAAAAAGAAAATTAAATATCGAAGATTTTTATCAATACGGAGGAGCTTTTACTTATCAAAAGGATTTTAATTTAATTGCAGTTATAAGTTTAGTTTTGTCATTCGCAATAGGTTGTATCTTTCCAGATTATATTTTCTTTATTAGCTTTCTACTAAGTATCTTAATCTATACACCATTTATGAAAAGAAAAGTTGTTTAGTAACAAGATCAGTTCTCAATTAAATAATGAAGATAGATATCTATACTAATGAACTTCTTGTTAATAATGTAGTAGAACCTATTAGAAAAGTATACAGTACAAAAAAGTCAGCTCTATTAAATGATCTTATTGATGGGTATCAGGTTCTAAGACAATTCAGATTTATTTCAATGAGAACTGGTACCTTTCATCATGAAGGGGGCATTATATGGGCATTATATGGGGAATTATTATAGTCTATATGTTAGTGATGATTGGGATTGGTTTTTATGCAAAAACAAAAATTAAGAGTAGTGAAGATTATCATTTAGCTGGACGACGTTTAGGGCCAATTATGCTTGCAGGAACACTTGCCGCTACTGAAATTGGTGGTGGTAGTTCGGTGGGTGTTGCGTCAAAAGCGTACGGAGAATGGGGACTATCGGCAGGTTGGTATGTTGTATCAGCTGGTGTAGCGATTATTCTAGTTTCTTTTGTAGCACCTTTTATGCGTCGCGCATTGGCTACCACTGTTCCGGAAATAATTGGTCGACGTTATGGTAAAAGTAGCCAATTAATTTCGAGTATTTTGTCGGTTGTTGCATCTTCAGCGTTAACTGCTGTACAGATTACTGCTACAGCATCAATTGTACATGTATTAACGGGCTTTAGTTTAAATTGGGCAATCCTTATTTCAGGTACTATTGTTGTCTTCTATACTTTTTTAGGAGGTATGTGGAGTGTAACATTAACGGATTTTGTTCAGTTTTTCATAATTGTTATAGGATTTGCAATCGCGGTACCTTTTGCATTTTCCGCAGCAGGTGGTGTCGACACAGTATTAAATAATTTACCGAAGGAACAGTTAGGGTTCACAAAAATTGGTTGGCCAACAATTATTGGTCTAACCTTGATGTATTTTATGACCTTCTCTACAGGACAAGAGGCGGTACAGCGTTATTATTCGGCGAAAGATGAAAAAACGGCTGTATGGGGATCTGTACTCTGCGGGGTTCTAATGACTATATATGCGTTTATTCCAGCCATTTTAGGATTAATTGCATTGTCTAGCTTTCCGAATATTAATGAAAATAGTGCATTAGCCACTGTTTCGGTAGAGCTATTACCACCAATTATCGCAGGTCTCTTGTTATCAGGGGTTATTTCAGCTACATTATCAAGTGCCTCAGGTAATTTACTAGCGGTAGCATCAGTTTACATGACTGATATTCACCCTTTCCTATCAAAGAAAAAGGTTACGAGTGAAGCCGAATTAAAAGCATCTCGTTTGATTATCATTCTAATCGGTGTGTTTGCAATAGGAATTTCACTTTTTAGTCAACAAATTATACCACTATTAGTATTTGCTTTTACTATTCGTTCAACAGGTCCATTTGCCGCGTTCATTTTAGGCTTATTAGTTGATCGAGTAACCAAAAATGCAGGTTTATCTTCGATAATTGTCGGATCGATAGTCGGTGTAACTTGGCAAATATTAGAAGACCCTTTCGGGATAATGGCGGTTATCGCAGGTAGTGTTGCGAGTATTATTACATTCCTAGTTGTGAATAAAATTGAACTTAGTAGAGGTAAACCAATTGCTCCATCTGCCTATATACCGAAAAGTGAAAGTACTTGATCAATTAATATTTTAATAAACACTATTATTATATTAGACTATAGTGATACTCAGATTTTGAGTATCACTATAGTCTTTTTCTTGCTAAAACAATAAAGATTTCAACAATTAAACTTTATGATTCAATTTCTCATTATGAAATACTTTCAATAAGTATGAGGCGGTGAAGCCTCACGTTTTTTATTTTGAAATCCCCTTCAGTAAAGTTTGTATAAGAGGCATGGAAAAAGATTCTAAACTTCTGTCCGTGGCTTGCAAACCCCAATGATATATGGCTCCCATATAGGTCTGCGTAACCATAGTTAACGTATCTTCAATCGAATACTCCGGGTCGATTCTATCTTTTTCAATAGCTTCCTCTAATAATTTTCGCAAGATTTTAAAAAGATAACGATTGGTATCTAAAAAGTATGTATGTTCATCCGACTCTAACGCGGCACTATATATAACCTTCATCAAGTCTTTCCCCATCTCTTTCTCTAAAAAGTGCATTAATTTCTGTGAGAAAATGATTAGTTTTTCAATTGGGTCCATGTCTGCTGGAAAAGATTTGTATACTTCCAAATAAAAAGTATCTACTTCCTTAAAGCGCACTAAGAACACATCTGATTTTGTCCTGAAATGTTGATAAAAGGATCCTTTGGAAGTATTACTTTTCTTTACTATATGGTCAACAGTCACTTTATTAAATCCTTTTTCGGCAAAGAGCTTCAATGCAACTTCTAAAATCTTTTTCTTTGTTTTTTCTCCCCTAAGCTGTTTTTTCACTATTTCAGTCATAAAATTCCTCCATTCGTTATTGACAGAATAATAGCAATAATTATAATATTAGACTACAGTCTAATTAAAGAATATTAATTTATTATTATTGATACTTTAAATTCTATTTTAATCAAACGAAAAAAGAAAGCGCTTACTCGAGGAAGTACTAAACAGTAGGAGGATAACAATGGATAAAGTTATTGAATCGCATGAAATTCGAAAGTTGTTTAAAAGTGGGGATCAGATTTTATCGGGAGGGTTTGGTTTATCGGGTACGGCTCTAACTGTTATTGATGAACTACTGGAAACGGATATTGCAGATTTAACAGTAGTGAGTAATAACTTGGGGGACCTTGGTCAGGGCTTACATAAACTGTTTATCCAAGGAAAAATAAAAAAAGCAATTGGTTCTTTCTTTTCTATTAATAGAGAAGCAGTAATTGCATGGTCTAAAGGTGAATTGGAGATTGAATTATTACCACAAGGTACATTAGCGGAAGCTATTCGTTGTGGTGGAGCTGGAATCGGTGGCTTTTATACAAAGACTGCTGTTGGAACTGAATTAGCGGAAGGTAAAGAGGAACGAGTAATTGATGGAGAAAGATATATTTTTGAGAAA is drawn from Psychrobacillus sp. INOP01 and contains these coding sequences:
- a CDS encoding CoA transferase subunit A, whose product is MDKVIESHEIRKLFKSGDQILSGGFGLSGTALTVIDELLETDIADLTVVSNNLGDLGQGLHKLFIQGKIKKAIGSFFSINREAVIAWSKGELEIELLPQGTLAEAIRCGGAGIGGFYTKTAVGTELAEGKEERVIDGERYIFEKAIKGDVAIIKAAKADRLGNLVYHTTARNFNPMMATAGKIVIAEVDEIVEVGDLDPEYIVTPHAYVDYVVQSKYSKVGSEYVGSR